The following proteins come from a genomic window of Phacochoerus africanus isolate WHEZ1 chromosome 9, ROS_Pafr_v1, whole genome shotgun sequence:
- the LOC125136538 gene encoding LOW QUALITY PROTEIN: olfactory receptor 2B11-like (The sequence of the model RefSeq protein was modified relative to this genomic sequence to represent the inferred CDS: inserted 1 base in 1 codon) has translation MERINKSHPEEFILLGFADRPWLELPLFIILLLTYPMAMVGNIAIILVSILDSRLHSPMYFFLTNLSFLDMCYTTSIVPQMLFHLGGSEKTISYLGCAIQLYFFHMMGXTECLLLAIMSFDRYVAICKPLHYTLIMNRRTCILLVATVWLGGMTYAVSEATVTLHLPLCGHNTLDHLICEIPVLIKAACGEKGANELTLSVVCIFMLAVPLCFILASYASIGHAVFKIKSSEGRKKAFGTCSSHLIVVFFFYGPAISMYLQPPSSISRDQPKFMALFYGVVTPTLNPFIYTLRNKDVKGAWGNLVRSVFTSK, from the exons ATGGAACGAATTAACAAAAGCCATCCAGAAGAGTTTATTCTACTAGGCTTTGCAGATCGTCCCTGGCTGGAGCTTCCTCTGTTCATTATTCTGCTTCTAACATACCCCATGGCCATGGTGGGAAACATAGCCATCATTCTGGTGTCCATCTTAGACTCCCGTCTGCACAgccccatgtatttcttcctcaccAACCTCTCCTTTCTGGACATGTGCTACACCACAAGCATTGTCCCTCAGATGCTGTTTCACCTGGGAGGATCTGAGAAGACAATCAGCTATCTGGGCTGTGCCATTCAGCTTTATTTCTTCCACATGATGG GCACAGAATGTCTGCTTTTGGCTATTATGTCTTTCGatcgctacgtggccatctgcaagcctctGCACTACACCCTCATCATGAATCGGCGCACCTGTATCCTACTGGTGGCCACTGTGTGGCTGGGTGGAATGACCTACGCTGTCTCAGAGGCCACTGTCACATTACACTTACCACTGTGTGGTCACAACACACTGGATCACTTGATATGTGAGATTCCTGTTCTGATAAAGGCCGCCTGTGGTGAGAAGGGCGCTAATGAGCTCACACTCTCTGTGGTTTGCATTTTCATGTTAGCTGTGCCACTATGCTTCATTCTCGCTTCCTATGCTTCTATCGGACATGCTGTATTTAAGATTAAATCTtcggagggaagaaaaaaagcctttggcACATGTTCCTcccatctcattgtagttttcttcttttatggtcCAGCCATTAGCATGTACCTTCAgcccccctcctccatctctagGGACCAGCCCAAGTTCATGGCTCTCTTCTATGGAGTGGTGACTCCTACACTCAACCCTTTCATCTACACTCTGAGGAATAAGGATGTAAAGGGTGCATGGGGCAACCTGGTGAGGAGCGTTTTCACTTCCAAGTGA